The following are encoded together in the Anoplopoma fimbria isolate UVic2021 breed Golden Eagle Sablefish chromosome 9, Afim_UVic_2022, whole genome shotgun sequence genome:
- the LOC129095287 gene encoding inactive rhomboid protein 2-like: protein MEPQEGEESPLNGGQSDSRLKSKKPPSLVIAIPPPEEMMAHNPAKQPLRSSLKKSVSGQAPVSVSESIGGARDGAGDGGFSFRDRRAKFGRQASLSQSIRRNTAQWFGVGEDCETKQQVWHRKSLRHCSQRYGKLKAQYREPDTATSMDQGLDSPAAHRMPKIVDPLARGRAFRCPDEVDMRSPRTPHTTDGGPVTPGVTSLSSFTSQRSGYSRFPRRKRESVARMSIRAASNLLKGRSGLAGSQTGRSFPKRSFARPSWMDEDTVDSADTSKSLFFSKVDAHDEMYSMADDVFESPPMSAAFAPCEQPDQKFPSLKDVSRTPRTPTVGPEKSNPRRGGRIASQVKHFAFDKRKRQYGMGVVGKWLNRHYRRSLSSNIQKKLDNFHSHRPYFAYWITFVHVVITLLACCTYGFAPVGFAQHSMSELVLKNKGIYESVKFIQQENFWIGPSSDDLIHLGAKFSPCIRKDTQIVSLIQRAKDLERGSGCCVQNDNSGCVQTHSSDCSETLATFIKWKNESVDIIRSSGSVCHQDPRVCEEPASAEPHIWNDDITQWPVCTFPKKWNHTGYRHMDCNIKGRPCCIGTKGRCEITTREYCSFMHGYFHEEATLCSQIHCLDDVCGLLPFLNPDVPDQFYRLWLSLFLHAGLLHCLVSVVFQMTILRDLEKLAGWVRISIIYVLSGITGNLASALFLPYRAEVGPAGSQFGLLACLFVELFQGWQILEKPWKAFLKLVCIVLFLFLCGLLPWIDNIAHIFGFLSGLLLSFAFLPYITFGTFDKYRKRILIAVSMVTYIGLFSSLIVWFYIYPINWHWLEHLTCLPFTNKFCERYDIDHDINDVVH, encoded by the exons ATGGAACCacaggagggggaggagtcTCCTCTAAACGGAGGTCAGTCAGATAGCCGTCTAAAGAGCAAGAAGCCGCCCAGCCTTGTCATAGCCATCCCTCCACCTGAGGAGATGATGGCCCACAATCCTGCAAAACAG CCACTGCGGTCGTCCCTGAAAAAAAGCGTCAGCGGTCAAGCACCCGTTTCTGTGTCCGAGAGCATCGGTGGAGCCAGAGATGGAGCAGGAGATGGAGGCTTCTCATTCAGAGACAGGAGGGCAAAGTTTGGAAGACAAGCGTCGCTCTCGCAAAGCATCCGCAG GAACACAGCGCAGTGGTTCGGGGTGGGGGAGGACTGTGAGACCAAGCAGCAGGTATGGCACAGGAAGAGCCTGCGCCACTGCAGCCAGCGCTACGGCAAGCTGAAGGCCCAGTACAGAGAGCCAGACACGGCCACCAGCATGGACCAGGGCCTGGACTCACCAGCAGCACACAGGATGCCCAAG ATTGTGGATCCCCTGGCCCGGGGGCGAGCCTTCCGTTGCCCAGATGAGGTGGACATGCGCTCCCCCAGGACGCCACACACCACTGACGGGGGGCCCGTCACCCCGGGCGTCACCTCGCTCAGCTCCTTCACCAGCCAACGCTCCGGGTACAGCCGCTTCCCCCGGCGCAAGAGGGAGTCTGTCGCCCGCATGAGCATCCGAGCGGCATCCAACCTGCTGAAG GGTCGCAGCGGCTTGGCAGGGTCCCAGACAGGTCGCAGTTTCCCCAAGAGGAGCTTTGCCAGGCCCAGCTGGATGGACGAGGACACCGTGGACTCAGCGGACACGTCCAAGTCGCTCTTCTTCAGCAAG GTTGATGCCCATGATGAGATGTACTCTATGGCTGATGACGTTTTTGAATCGCCTCCCATGTCTGCAGCTTTCGCTCCCTGCGAGCAGCCGGACCAGAAGTTCCCAAGCCT TAAGGACGTATCTCGAACGCCACGGACACCAACAGTGGGCCCTGAAAAGAGCAATCCTCGTCGGGGTGGTCGCATCGCCTCCCAAGTCAAGCACTTTGCATTCGACAAACGCAAGCGCCAGTACGGCATGGGCGTTGTGGGGAAGTGGCTGAACCGGCACTACAGACGCAGCCTCAGCAGCAACATCCAGAAGAAGCTGGACAACTTCCACAGCCACAG GCCCTACTTTGCCTACTGGATCACGTTTGTTCATGTCGTAATCACTCTGCTGGCCTGTTGCACGTACGGTTTTGCCCCCGTGGGGTTCGCACAACATTCTATGTCTGAACTG GTGCTGAAGAACAAAGGTATTTATGAGAGTGTCAAGTTCATCCAACAGGAGAACTTCTGGATTGGTCCTAGCTCG GATGACTTAATCCATCTGGGGGCCAAGTTCTCACCGTGCATCCGTAAGGACACACAGATAGTCAGTCTGATCCAGAGGGCCAAAGACCTGGAGAGAGGGTCCGGCTGCTGCGTTCAGAATGACAACTCCGGATGTGTGCAGACCCACAGCTCCGACTGCTCC GAGACGCTGGCCACCTTTATTAAATGGAAGAATGAGTCCGTGGACATCATCAGGTCCTCTGGTTCTGTCTGTCACCAGGATCCCCG AGTGTGTGAAGAGCCTGCCTCTGCAGAGCCTCATATATGGAATGATGACATCACCCAGTGGCCG GTGTGTACCTTTCCCAAGAAGTGGAACCACACAGGCTACAGACACATGGACTGTAACATCAAGGGACGACCTTGCTGCATAGGAACTAAGGGCAG ATGTGAGATCACGACCAGAGAGTACTGCTCTTTCATGCATGGTTACTTCCACGAGGAGGCCACACTCTGCTCAcag ATCCACTGTCTGGATGATGTGTGCGGCTTGCTGCCCTTCCTCAACCCCGATGTTCCTGATCAGTTCTACcgtctctggctctctctcttcctccatgcTGG gTTGTTGCACTGCTTGGTGTCGGTGGTGTTCCAGATGACCATACTGAGAGACCTGGAGAAGCTGGCTGGTTGGGTCCGCATCTCCATCATCTATGTCCTCAGTGGTATCACTGGAAACCTGGCGTCCGCCCTGTTCCTGCCCTACAGAGCTGAG GTGGGTCCAGCAGGGTCTCAGTTCGGACTCCTCGCCTGCCTGTTTGTCGAGCTGTTTCAAGGTTGGCAGATACTGGAGAAGCCGTGGAAGGCCTTCCTCAAGCTGGTGTGcatcgtcctcttcctcttcctgtgcGGCCTCCTGCCGTGGATCGACAACATCGCCCACATCTTCGGCTTCCTCAGCGGCTTGCTGCTCTCCTTCGCCTTCCTGCCCTACATCACCTTCGGGACCTTCGACAAGTACCGCAAGCGCATCCTCATCGCCGTCTCCATGGTGACCTACATCGGGCTGTTCTCCTCGCTCATCGTTTGGTTCTACATTTACCCGATTAACTGGCACTGGCTGGAGCATCTCACCTGCCTGCCCTTCACAAACAAGTTCTGTGAGCGGTACGACATAGACCATGACATTAACGATGTGGTGCACTGA